The proteins below come from a single Limnohabitans sp. 2KL-27 genomic window:
- a CDS encoding glutamate synthase subunit beta, translating into MGKITGFMEFERIEEGYKPVVERLKNYNEFVIGLTPEQSKTQAARCMDCGTPFCNNGCPVNNIIPDFNNLVFEGDWKNAIEVLHSTNNFPEFTGRICPAPCEAACVVNFNDDAVGIKSIEHAIIDRAWAEGWVTPRPAKVKTGKTVAVIGAGPAGLAAAQQLARAGHDVTLFEKNDRVGGLLRYGIPDFKMEKTHIDRRVQQLEAEGVKIRTSVLVGEWPKDSKVTNWAKETISAEQLQKDFDAVLLTGGSEQSRDLPVPGRDLDGIHFAMEFLPQQNKVNAGDKLKGQLRADGKNVIVIGGGDTGSDCVGTSTRHGAVSVTQFEVMPEPPEKENKAMIWPYWPMKLRTSSSHDESAEKGLLQREFAISTKEFMGEKGKVTGLKTVHVEFKDGKMVEVPGTEKAYKADMVLLAMGFTNPVATVLDAFGIDKDARGNAKASTDFTGGYATNVAKVFAAGDMRRGQSLVVWAIREGRQAARAVDEFLMGKSDLPR; encoded by the coding sequence ATGGGAAAAATCACAGGTTTCATGGAATTCGAGCGCATCGAAGAAGGCTACAAGCCGGTGGTCGAGCGCTTGAAGAACTACAACGAGTTCGTGATCGGACTGACGCCCGAGCAGTCGAAAACACAAGCAGCGCGTTGCATGGACTGCGGCACGCCGTTTTGCAACAACGGCTGCCCGGTCAACAACATCATTCCCGATTTCAACAATCTGGTGTTTGAAGGCGACTGGAAGAACGCGATCGAGGTGCTGCACAGCACCAACAACTTCCCCGAGTTCACCGGCCGCATCTGCCCCGCACCGTGCGAGGCCGCTTGCGTGGTCAACTTCAACGACGACGCCGTCGGCATCAAGTCGATCGAGCACGCCATCATCGACCGCGCTTGGGCCGAAGGCTGGGTCACGCCCCGCCCTGCCAAAGTCAAGACCGGCAAGACCGTGGCTGTGATTGGCGCGGGCCCCGCTGGCCTGGCTGCCGCACAGCAGCTGGCACGCGCCGGCCACGATGTGACCTTGTTCGAAAAGAACGACCGCGTGGGTGGCTTGCTGCGTTACGGCATCCCCGACTTCAAGATGGAAAAGACGCACATTGACCGGCGCGTGCAGCAGCTCGAAGCCGAAGGCGTGAAGATCCGCACCAGCGTGCTGGTGGGTGAATGGCCCAAGGACTCCAAGGTCACCAACTGGGCCAAGGAAACCATCAGCGCCGAGCAGCTCCAAAAAGACTTTGACGCGGTGCTGCTCACAGGCGGCTCCGAGCAGTCGCGTGACCTGCCTGTGCCAGGCCGTGACCTCGACGGCATCCATTTCGCGATGGAATTCCTGCCCCAGCAAAACAAGGTCAACGCGGGCGACAAGCTCAAAGGCCAGCTGCGCGCTGACGGCAAAAACGTCATCGTGATCGGTGGCGGCGACACCGGCAGCGACTGCGTGGGCACCAGCACACGCCATGGCGCCGTGAGCGTGACCCAATTCGAGGTGATGCCCGAGCCGCCCGAAAAAGAAAACAAGGCGATGATCTGGCCCTACTGGCCCATGAAGCTGCGCACCAGCTCCAGCCACGACGAAAGCGCCGAAAAAGGTCTGCTCCAGCGCGAGTTCGCCATCTCCACCAAGGAGTTCATGGGCGAAAAGGGCAAAGTCACCGGTCTGAAAACCGTGCACGTCGAGTTCAAAGACGGCAAGATGGTTGAAGTGCCCGGCACCGAGAAGGCATACAAAGCCGACATGGTCTTGCTGGCCATGGGCTTCACCAACCCGGTCGCCACGGTGCTCGACGCCTTTGGCATTGACAAGGACGCCCGTGGCAACGCCAAGGCCAGCACCGACTTCACGGGGGGCTATGCCACCAACGTGGCCAAGGTCTTTGCCGCAGGCGACATGCGCCGGGGTCAGTCCTTGGTGGTGTGGGCCATCCGCGAAGGCCGTCAAGCAGCCCGCGCCGTGGACGAATTCTTGATGGGGAAAAGCGATCTGCCACGCTGA